One Bartonella kosoyi DNA segment encodes these proteins:
- the nuoH gene encoding NADH-quinone oxidoreductase subunit NuoH — protein sequence MYDFFMTWLLPLLIIVGKTLLLLVVLLVLVAYLLYADRKIWAAVQLRRGPNVVGPWGLLQSFADLIKFVVKEPIIPAGANKGVFLLAPFVSATLALSTWAVIPVNEGWEVAKINVGLLYILAISSLEVYGVIMGGWASNSKYPFLGALRSAAQMVSYEVSIGFVLVTVILVSGSLDLTTIVQKQSHGLGTTLGLPFNSFLDWNWFVLFPMFIIFFISALAETNRPPFDLVEAESELVAGHMVEYSSTPYMLFFLGEYVAIVLMCALTTILFLGGWLPPLDVWWLNWVPGVIWFVLKVCFVFFWFAMVKAFVPRYRYDQLMRLGWKVFLPLSLAMVVITAAFLKFTNFV from the coding sequence ATGTATGATTTCTTTATGACTTGGCTATTGCCATTACTTATTATCGTTGGAAAAACACTTCTTCTTTTGGTCGTTTTGTTGGTTTTAGTTGCTTATCTTCTCTATGCAGATAGAAAGATTTGGGCTGCGGTACAATTGCGGCGTGGTCCCAATGTTGTTGGTCCGTGGGGATTACTACAGTCTTTTGCAGATTTAATTAAATTTGTTGTGAAAGAACCTATTATCCCAGCAGGTGCAAATAAGGGGGTTTTTCTTTTAGCGCCTTTTGTTTCAGCGACACTTGCTTTATCAACTTGGGCTGTTATCCCTGTCAATGAGGGCTGGGAAGTTGCGAAGATTAATGTCGGCTTGCTTTACATTTTAGCCATTTCATCTCTTGAAGTTTATGGTGTTATTATGGGGGGATGGGCATCAAATTCAAAATATCCTTTTTTAGGAGCTCTTCGTTCAGCAGCACAAATGGTTTCTTATGAAGTTTCTATTGGTTTTGTGCTTGTGACTGTCATTTTAGTAAGTGGTTCATTGGATCTTACAACAATTGTGCAGAAACAAAGTCACGGGCTTGGTACAACTCTTGGTCTTCCTTTTAATAGTTTTCTCGATTGGAATTGGTTTGTTCTTTTTCCAATGTTTATTATATTTTTTATCTCCGCGCTAGCAGAGACAAACCGTCCTCCATTCGATTTGGTGGAAGCGGAGTCAGAGCTTGTTGCTGGTCATATGGTAGAATATTCTTCAACGCCTTACATGCTCTTCTTTCTTGGTGAGTATGTTGCTATTGTTTTAATGTGCGCTTTGACAACCATTTTATTTTTAGGGGGATGGCTGCCCCCTTTGGATGTTTGGTGGCTTAATTGGGTTCCTGGTGTTATTTGGTTTGTTTTAAAAGTTTGTTTTGTATTTTTTTGGTTTGCTATGGTCAAAGCGTTTGTTCCACGTTATCGCTATGATCAACTCATGCGGCTTGGTTGGAAGGTTTTTCTTCCTCTCTCACTAGCAATGGTTGTGATAACTGCGGCTTTTTTAAAGTTTACGAATTTCGTTTAA
- the nuoI gene encoding NADH-quinone oxidoreductase subunit NuoI — translation MSGFIQAAKSLLLLEFVSAFFLAMRQFFSPKPTINYPYEKGFVSQRFRGEHALRRYPNGEERCIACKLCEAICPAQAITIEAGPRRNDGTRRTVRYDIDMVKCIYCGFCQEACPVEAIVEGPNFEFATETREELYYDKEKLLMNGDRWEREIARNILIDAPYR, via the coding sequence ATGTCAGGTTTTATTCAGGCGGCAAAGTCACTCCTTTTATTGGAGTTTGTGAGTGCTTTTTTCTTAGCCATGCGTCAATTTTTTTCGCCAAAGCCTACGATTAATTATCCTTATGAAAAGGGTTTTGTTTCTCAACGTTTTCGTGGTGAACATGCATTGCGTCGCTATCCGAATGGTGAAGAACGATGTATTGCCTGTAAATTATGTGAAGCAATTTGCCCTGCGCAAGCGATAACAATTGAGGCAGGACCGCGACGTAATGATGGTACGCGGAGAACTGTTCGTTATGATATTGATATGGTTAAGTGTATTTACTGTGGTTTTTGTCAAGAAGCTTGTCCAGTAGAGGCTATTGTTGAAGGTCCAAATTTTGAATTTGCAACAGAAACGCGTGAAGAACTCTATTATGATAAAGAAAAGCTTTTAATGAATGGTGATCGTTGGGAGCGAGAAATTGCTCGCAATATATTGATAGATGCACCTTATCGTTAA
- a CDS encoding NADH-quinone oxidoreductase subunit J, with product MLTDLAAAFFYLFAFMMLTSAVIVITARNPVHSVLFLILAFFNAAALFLLAGAEFLGLILLVVYVGAVAVLFLFVVMMLDVDFAELKSGALRYAPIGALIGIIIAVELIVVFVSSHFSPVVRTHVTQSMPDLGQRTNTQALGDILYTDYVFYFQIAGIILLVAMIGAIVLTLRHKSGVKRQSIAEQVSRTVESAIEIKQVESGKGI from the coding sequence ATGCTAACAGATCTAGCGGCGGCATTTTTCTATTTGTTTGCTTTTATGATGTTAACAAGTGCAGTGATTGTTATTACAGCACGCAATCCTGTGCATTCTGTTTTATTTTTAATCCTTGCATTTTTTAATGCAGCGGCTTTATTTTTGCTTGCAGGAGCGGAGTTTTTGGGGCTTATTCTGCTTGTTGTTTATGTTGGAGCTGTTGCTGTTTTATTTTTATTTGTCGTTATGATGCTGGATGTTGATTTTGCTGAGTTAAAGAGTGGTGCTCTTCGATATGCACCTATTGGAGCTCTTATTGGCATTATTATCGCTGTAGAATTGATTGTTGTTTTTGTGAGTAGCCATTTTTCTCCAGTTGTAAGAACGCATGTTACACAATCAATGCCGGATTTAGGACAGCGAACAAATACACAAGCATTAGGAGATATTCTCTATACGGATTATGTTTTCTATTTTCAAATTGCTGGAATAATTTTATTAGTTGCAATGATTGGTGCTATTGTTTTAACACTTCGCCATAAGTCGGGAGTCAAACGACAGTCTATTGCGGAGCAAGTTTCTAGAACGGTAGAAAGTGCTATTGAAATCAAGCAAGTTGAATCAGGTAAAGGTATTTAA
- the nuoK gene encoding NADH-quinone oxidoreductase subunit NuoK, with translation MYIDIAHYLTVSALMFTIGIAGIFLNRKNVIIILMSIELILLSVNINFVAFSAFLHDLVGQIFALFVLTVAAAEAAIGLAILVVFFRNRGSIAVEDVNVMKG, from the coding sequence ATGTATATCGATATTGCGCATTATCTCACTGTTTCTGCTTTGATGTTTACAATTGGCATTGCTGGAATTTTTCTCAACAGAAAAAATGTGATTATTATTTTGATGTCTATTGAGCTTATATTACTCTCTGTTAATATCAATTTTGTTGCATTTTCGGCATTTCTTCATGATCTCGTTGGTCAGATATTTGCTTTATTTGTCTTAACCGTCGCAGCTGCTGAAGCTGCCATTGGTTTAGCAATTCTTGTCGTTTTTTTCCGTAATCGTGGTTCCATTGCGGTTGAAGATGTTAATGTAATGAAAGGCTAA